GTTAGGGAAGTTTTATACCCTTTAGGTATATAATGATTTGATGATATAAATTGATATTATAAACCTAAATTCATGTAGCAATTTTGTAGgtagatattaaaataatcaaaaAGAAGTTGACTCCATAAATTTTGGAGtttaaataattaaattttatacACCTATGAATATTTGCAATCCAACATAATTACACGATTTTTTTGGCAATCTTTTTTGTTAATAAATTATCTTATGCAGCGATTTTATCTGTAAAAGTTTTGGAAGATatacgtgtatatatatatcacgTGCAAATTTGtgaaatgaaattttcaaaaaaagaaaataaatgtgAAATGCTAGAAGTGAACATGCAATGTTACTGCAACTTTATTAATGTCGAGATTTATAAAGTTACATGTATAGTTACATTTGTTTCAGAAATTTTGTAGTTCCTATGATGCACTTGGAGCTTATCGGCAGAAACGAATAAATTTAGATAGTCCTTTGTGGCTCCAGTGGCGATTAGATCAACGCGTCATTGGATCGAGAGAAGTTCCCATCGAAGTTCAGTATGACTTTTTTGGAACTTATCATGAGATTTATGGACACTATTTAATAGTAAGAAGTGTAAAAAAGGAAACTCTTTGTATATACATTCGAACCACCGTAGGCCGTATTTCGTTTTATCGAGAAATTGAAGATGCCATACAAGGGTTTTGTCGGGCCTCTTCCTATGGTACCTAAGTTAAGTAATTATATGATACCCGCGGGAATTCGGGTCTCTTCGATTCCACTAATATCATAATTCCTGAATGTATACACGACGCAAGATCGAGGAAAGGAAGTCTTCGAATCACTGACTCAAACCTATTATCGAATCTTACTCAGCGGAATATGGAGGTACTTATGGCAGAAAGGGCCGATCTGGTCTTTCATAATAAAGTGATAGATGGAACTGCCATAAAACGACTTATTAGCAGATTAATAGATCACTTTGGAATGACATATACATCGCACATCCTGGATCAAGTAAAGACTCTTGGTTTCCATCAAGCCACTGTTACATCCATTTCATTAGGAATTGGTGATCTTTTAACAATACCTTCTAAGGGATGGCTAGTCCAAGATGCGGAAAAACAAAGTTTGATTTTGGAAAAATACCACCATTATGGAAATGTACATGAGGTAGAAAAATTACGTCAATCCATTGAGATATGATATGCTACAAGTGAACATTTGCGACAAGAAATGAATCCTAATTTTAGGACGACTGACCCTTTAAATCCAGTCCATATAGTGTCTTTTTCGGGAGCTAGGAGAAATGCATCTCAAGTACACCAATTAGTAGGTATGAGAGGATTAATGTTGGATCCCCAAGGACAAATGATTGATTTACCCATTCAAAGAAATTTACGCGAAGGGATCTCTTTACCGGAATATATAATTTCTTGTTACGGTGCCCGCAAGGGCGTTGTGGATACTGCTGTACGAACTTCAGATGCTGGATACCTCACGCGCAGACTTGTTGAAGTAGTTCAACACATTGTTGTACGGAGAACAGATTGTGGCACCATTCGCGGTATTTCTGTGAGCCCTCGAAATGGGATGATGACAGAACGTATTTTTATCCAAACATTAATTGGTCGTGTATTAGCAGACGATATATATATGGGTTCGCGTTGCATTTCCATTCGAAATCAAGATATAGGTATTGGACTTGTCAACCGATTCATAACTTTTCGAGCACAACCAATATATATTCGAATCCCCTTTACTTGCAGGAGTACATCTTGGATCTGCCGATTATGTTATGGTCGGAGTTCCACTCTTGGTGATTTGGTCGAATCGGGAGAAGCAGCAGGTATTATTGCGGGTCAATCTATTGGGGAACCGGGGACCCATCTAATGTTAAGAACTTTTCATACCGGTGGAGTCTTCACAGGCAGTGCTGCAAAACATGTACGAGCTTCTTTTAACGGAAAAATAAAATTCAATGAAGATTTAGTGCATCCCACACGTACAGGTCATGAACATCCCGCTTTTCTATGTTATATAGACTTGTTTGTAACTATTGAGAGTTAGGATACTATATATAATTTGAATATTCCACCAAAAAGTTTTCTTTTAGTTGAAAACGATCAATATGTAGAATCAGAACACTAAATTGCCGAGATTCGCGCGGGAACATCCACCTTTAATTTTAAAGAGAGGGTTCGAAAACATATTTATTCTGACTTAGAGGGGGAAATGCATTGGAGTACCGATGTCTATCATGCACCCGAATATACATATGGTAACGTTCATCTTTTACCAAAAACAAGTCATTTATGGATATTGTCGGGGGGTTGTGCAGATCCAGTATAGTTCCTTTTTCACTCGGCAAGGATCAAGATTAAACGAATGTTCATTCTCTGTTTGCTAAACAAAGATATACGCTTAGCCTCTCAGTGACTAATGATCAAGTGAAACAGAAATTTTGTAGTTCGGAGTCTTCTGGTAATAgggttctttttcttttgtatatttatagtttttttttcGTTTTGATAGTTTAGGTGATTACATGGATTATATCTATTTGCACAAATACCTCGACGATTTCCAATCCTTAATACATAGAGTCCCATAAGCATATCTTGGGTTGGTATGGAAATGGGATCCCCAATAGCTGGAGACAAGAGATTCATACGAGAAAATATAAGTAAACGATCCTCCGCTTGAGCCTCCAAAGATAAAGGTACATGAACAACCATTTGATCCCTATCAAAGTCTGCATTGAAACCCTTACAAACTAATGGATGTAAACAAATAGCACATCCTTCCACTAAAATGGGTTGGAATGCCTGTATGCCTAATCCGTGCAGAGTGGATGCTCTATTCATCAATACAGGATGCCCTTGCATAACTTCTTGAAGTATTTCCCATACAATAGGTTCTTTTTCCCTTATTTTACTTTTAACAACTCCTATGTTTGAAGCAACCTGCTGTCTGATTAGACCACGAATTACAAATGTCTGGAAAAGTTCTATTGCTATTTCGCGGGGTAATCCACATCGATGTAACGAAAGTGAGGGGCCCACGACAATTACGGAACGCCCCGAATAATCGACACGTTTACCAAGAAAAGTCTCACGAAATCTTCCTTCTTTGCCTTCAATTACATCTGAAAAAGACTTATAAACTTTATTATGACCATCCCTCATTGGTTGTCCGTGGATCCCATTATCAAGAAGTGTATCCACGGTTTCTTGCACTAGTTTTTCTTGACACATAACTAACTCCCCTGGCGTAGATATACTTTTTGTTAATAGGTCGGTAAGAGTATTGTTCCGATAGATAACTCTTCTATAGAGTTCATTAATATCCGAACTCATCAGTTTACCCCTATCTATTTGAATGATCGGTCTCAATTCGGGGGGAAGGACTGGTAATAGGCATAAAACCATCCACTCTACTTCCACATTTGTTCGAATAAAATGCTTAGCTAATTCTACGCGTCTAACCAAAAAATCCTTTCTTCTTCCAATTTTTCTATCTTCCCGTTCATTACCCGTGGGACCTTCTTCCCCTAATTCTTTCCATTCTACCAATGAACAATCTATAATAAGTCGCAAATCCAGATCGGCTAATTGTTCTCTGATAGCACTTTCTCTAGTAGAGATTTCTCTATTTCGAAATGTATCGAAACCTTGAGTAGTAAAAAAAAGCGGGATGCTGTATTTCCAAGATTGGATTTCATATTCGAATAAACCTCGTAATCGTAAGAAAGCAGGTCTTTTAGCTACGGTCCTAGCAAAGGAAAAATTTGGATAGGTTCCTTTATAGTATAGGATTTTCCCCCTTAAAAATCGGACGCGAGGGTTTCCTCTCATCCGGCTCAAGTAGTTACATCAAATAAGGGGTActcgttttaattttttttatagaaaacccctAACGTTCTAATCCATATTCAAGTTCCCAATCAGGACCAACCAACATTTCAATGAAATGAAATGTGAAACTATTGAGTAGTCTACCTCCCTTCGAATGCCAAATCCATTTTTAAAGAATACCTTGGAACTCATAAGGGATTTACTTGTCTATGTATCATTCCATTCGATCTTTTAGGCCCCTACTTAACCTCGACGGTTATGAAATGATGCCCTTAAAGCATATACGCGATTAATAGGCCCTTGTAACCATGTACATTTGCTTACTATAAAATAATTTCTTTCTAAAAGAAATGGAATGGCTAATTCCACGAAAGAATACTTTTTCACGAGGTACAACTAGCAGTTCCTATTTTTCTGTTACGGAATCGACCATAGATCAATTCCATTTTTTGGAGTATCAAATACATCCATAATTCTGAGCTTCATGTTACTCCTACCACGAGACATGTCAGAGTAAGGGCATCCCAATCGGAGTGAATGGGATGACAGTTTCTTAATCCCAATCTGTAAAATAAGAATTTTGATCAAATCACACATCGCAGTATACTAGGCTTTCTAATTCTTTAATAGGTTTATCTAAAATATTCGCGATATAACTAGGAAGACGTTTCAAGTACCATACATGAGTTACTGGGCATGCCAGTTTGATGTATCCCATTTGATATCTTCGTATCCGAGAATCAACAAACTCGACTCCGCATTGTTTACAAAATTTCGGGTCTTCTTTTTCATCTCCGATTACTCGATAATTTCCACAGGCACAAATTCCACTTTTTTATAGGCCCAAAAATTCTTTCACAAAACAATCCATCTTTTTCCGGCTTATTGGTTTTGTAATGAAAAGTATAAGGTTTTGTCACCTCTCCAACAACCTCTCCGTTGGGTAGTATTGTTTTGGCCCAAGCGCTAATTTTTTCAGGAGAAACTGATCCAATTCGAAGGTGTTGATGTTTATACCGGTCGATCACAGAAGAAAAATTCTGATTCATTCCGATCAAGCTTCCTTCCTTTGAATCTGGAAGTTCTTCTCCGATACAAGGAAATGATTCAATTCCAGAGCCAAAGATCGTAGTTCTCGAACGAGCAATCGAAAGGATTCTGGAGCATCCTCAGGTTTAGGTATTGTTCCTCCAATGATCGTAGTACCAAGTACTTCCTTACGAGCTCTAATATGATCAAATTTATAAGTAAGCATCTCTTGTAAAATGTGAGCAACGCCAAACCCCTCTAGATCCCAAACTTCCATTTCTCCTACCCGTTGGCCCCCTTGCTTAGCCCTTCCCCTAAGGGTTTGTTGTGTAACAAGTGCATAATGCCCGCTGGAACGCCCATGAATTTTATCATCAACTTGATGAATTAATTTTAGGATATAGGATTTTCCTATTATAACATGTTGTTCAAAAAGATCTCAtgttcttccatcaaatattctgTTTTTTTCCAGGATTCTCGGGTTCAAATACCCACGGATTCGTTGTTTGCTTACTGGCTTCATATAATTCAGAAAACACGAGTTTTCTAGAAGCCTCTTGCTCATATCTCTCATCAACGGGTATTATTCAATAATGCCTGTCTAGCAGATCCCCGCTAACCCGAGCGAGCATTCAAATATTTGTCCTACATTCATTCGTGAAGGTACTCCTAATGGATTGAAGACCATATCAACAGGCGTTCTGTCTTTTAAAAACGACATATCTTGTCGAGGAATTTTTTTGGAAATGATACCTTTATTCTCATGCCTTCCAGCAACTTTATCCCCTACTTTTATTTCACGTTTCTCTGAAATATATACACGAATCATTTCTGGATTATAACTAGAACCCCCCTTTTTTTGCATCCATCTCACATCAATAACTCGACCTCTGCTATCTATAGGTAATTTTAGACAAGTTTCCTTTGCAGTGGATACTTGAATGCCAAGTATAGCCCGTAATAATCTATCTTCCGGGGCATATGATGATTCTTACGTCATCTGAGGCGTTAATTTACCTACTAAAATATCACATGTTTCTACCCAAGACCCCAGCATCACAATTCTGTTTCTATCTAAATTCCGGAGTAAGTGGGCTTCTAAATGTGGTATTTCATTTCAGGGCCTTGGCTTGTCACATGAGTCTGAATTTCATATTTCCGTATATGAAAATAAGTATAAACATCGCCATATACTAGACGTTCACTAATAATACGGCATCTTCAAAATTGTATCCTTCCCATGGCATAGAAGCTACTAATACTTTTTTCCCCAAAGCGAGTTCGCCACCAACTGTAACAACATCATCTGCTAAAATTTGTCCCATTTTAATGCAGTTACCCCGTTGAACTTGGGATTTTTGATGCATACAAGTATTTTTGTTGGAACATTGATACATAACCAATGGAATGCTTAGAGTGTATCCATTACCTGAGAAAACGATCTTGTCAGTATCGGTAGAAATGACTTTTCTCTCGTGTTCCGCTATAGCGGAAACTCCTAAATCTAGAGCTACTTGGCGTTCCAACCCAGTTCCAACAATGCACTTTTCGGACCGAGAAAGCGTAACTGCTTGACGTTGCATGTTAGAACTCATTAAATCCCGATTCGCGTCATTATGTTCGATAAAAGGAATAAGGGAAGGAAGGGAAAATTCTTCGAAGATGAATCTGTTCCCTTGCAATAGTCAGGTATTCTTGACGGTATCGAGATGGAACAACCTGTTCTTCTTGAATACCCTGATTCAACGCCAAAGAATTTCTTGCCGACACCATATAATATTCATCTCTGCTTGGCGACAAGTAAACTACCCATACCCCTTTGAATCTCTCATCAATTTCAGAAAACGGACTTTCGAGAGACCCCCAATGACCAATCCTAGCATGAATATCTAAGGATCCAATAAGTCCAACGTTGATTCCTTCAGATGTGTCAATTGGGAAAATACGTCCATAGTGATTAGGATGGATATCTCGTATCCGATAACTAGCAGTTCGACCTGTCAATCCTCCAGGACCTAAATAACTCAATTTTCGCCCATGAAATATTTGTGTCAATGGATTAATTCGATCCAAAACATGAGATAAGGGGTGTAGACCGAAAAATGATTCATAAGTGGTTGTTAATGGAGTTGATGTTACTAAATTATGGGGAGTCGGGATAAATTTATGCCTAATTGCTCCACATATAGTTCCTCGAACCACATTTTCTAAACGAACCAGAGCCAATCCGAATCGGTCTTGTAACAGATCCGCTACAGAGCGAAAACGTTTATTTTTCAAGTGATTGATATCGTCAAGTGTACCCATTCCAAATTTCATTCTGATCAAATGATCCGCCGCTTCCAATGCATCTCATGGTAACAAAAATGTATTGTTCTGAGGTATATCAAGATTAAGTCTCCGGTTTATATTTCGTCGACCAATCTTTCCTAATTAACATctttgttgaatttttttttttgtaattcctTACATAAGGACTCAGAAAATACCGGATCCCCGCCGACACAAGCAAACTGTTGATAAAATTCCAAAATAGCATTTTCTTTTGACCCaatcttctttttttctccttATCGTTCGGGAAAGACAAGAAAATTTCAGGGTAACATACATTGTCTAGAATTTCTCTTAGATTCGAACCCATAGCTGATGATAGAACTAGAATAGATatttttttgttctgtttttctTTCTTCCAGTTACTTGCCATTCGGTGGAGGCCCACGAAAATGTCTAGGTGACATGTTTGCTACTTTTGAGGTAATTGAAATTCATTCATGGGgatttttaataaagtgccacactttcatTTTCACATTTAAGAAATTACCACCGTTTTTTTCAAACTTAATAAAATGCCACGTTTTTTCAAAGAACAGTTAGCATCTGTTAGTGCGTAGGTGGCAGTTATTCATCATAGTAAAAGACATTTAAACCCTCAACTCATCATATTGAGCCATAACCGATTTAAATCGTTAGTCACAGCTAAACCCTGAACTCAAATCACCGCTCcttttcatcttcttccccaattCTCAAAACCCAATATTTACTTAAAATCCAATACTTACCGGTACAATGCTGGATTCAGAAAGTGATTAAGGAAAAACGAAATTGATCATTAGTTAACTTATCAATGACATAATTCATATGGATTATACCGCCATTAATGGTTCTGCTGGTGCTTTTATGCTAATACAACTCGCAACAAAATTCAAGAACAACACACTGATATGAGATGAAAAACCTTTGCAACTGATATACGTGATTATTAATGCAAACAGGTTGTAGGCGATGGAAATTTGGCTGTGGATCTTTCACAAACAACTAATGTGCaaaaaaaagagatgattaagagGTGCAAATCATCTGTCACATTTAACAATCAGCACCATTTATAACTTTCTGCACCTGCAAATTCCACCAAGCTGCTGTGACTATGAACTGAATGATTTAGAGTTATGGGTATGTGTTGAATGTTAAGTTGTCGCAGGGAAGAAGATAGAATGATTCCATGAACCAACAGTAGCTGATATGGGTATCACCAGCAAAACGTATTTGAACTGTTTGAATAATAGCCTGAACGAGCAATTCTCCCTCaattcttctttattgttggtatCGACTAAGTTATCTGTCAGGTTTCATTACTGATGGTTAGCCATGATATCGACTGCATACAAGAAGGAGTGTTCAAATTCTAATCTGGTTTGGATGAGTCAGTCGAAGAAACGGCAATTCTGTTTGAGGGCTGTTAACCATGGCTCGATGGCTGAGTACAAGGCTCAGTTGGCATTGGCTAGGACTCGAATTAAAGGTCGAGATAAACAAGGAATTTGAGCCAGTGAAAACAGCTAGGGTAAAACAGTAATTCCAATTAAATTTTAATTTCTTCCGGTAAGATGTTGACTCGTTCCAACAAAATTGACTAACTTAGGTGGGCCTTAACAGAATTATTAACagttgtggcatttaataaactctgaaaaaaacggtggcattttcttgaatcgggatttgcaagtgtggcagtttgttaaaaaccttcattcattcaaaaacttTGATCCTTGGCAAATTGGATAAACGCTGAACTAGTTGACAACTGttcatttattttgatacttccccgtagtgtcttattGAGTATCAAGCACATCATCTTCAAGATTATTCTCATTGTATGCAGACTGTAGTGGCCGTTGCGATGCTTGTTCAGAGGTTCGACTTCCAAATGGCCATTGGAGCACCTCCGGTAAGTATTTTCATTCTGCTGTCACAGGACTTTTTATCACTCTGCTGAAGTAACAGACGCAAGCTGGTgaatcaattagttcttgttacATGGCATTTTATCACTCTGCTTGATTCCTTAGACACAGATTTTGTTACAGAGAAGTCGTATTCCAACTACTGAACATCGACCATAATTTCAAATATTTGATATATATGCAAATCTGTCATATGCAGGTGGAGATGACAACAGGAGCAACCATCCACACAACAGGGGGCTTGCTGATGACAGTTACCCGAAGGACCAAACCTCCCATAATTCCCACATTGGAGACCAAAATAGCAACTTCAGTAAAAGTAGAAGCTGATGATTCTCTTAAGAATCCTTCCGCAGTGCAACGGTAGCATTATCACTCGAATGCAAAATCCCCCAGGGAGGACAGCAAACAAGATGAGTGTGTCACTGGCTCTTTACTCTAATCCATCTTGCCACTTCTAACATGGAGATAACAACATGGACGCTCCATTTCCAATTTCTAGAGAAAGAGACCGTCGACCCTATTGCACGTAATATTTGAGCACAAGAAGATACATAAAAAGGAAGATGCATAAGCTGATTTACTGTATAGCAGAATCAACGCAAAACTGGTGTAACAATCCCAGGTTTggcaaaataattttttattttttcttttcatggCTCTTGATTATGTTATAAGGTATTGCCGCTATGATGTATTGATGATCTCTTTAATACATGAATCATCTTTAGTATCTAAAATTTCACTGTGCTTTCTGAAAAACATTGGGGCATCTGTCGTCAATCAGCCTCCAGAGTGGTTATATTGATATAAGCAACATAAGTTTTGGATTTGGGCCGGAATAGTGAAAAAGGAGCctcatagaaaatagttgggaatCAGATTCATGGTAGGAATAAGAACCGCACATTCCCTACATATACTTCCATGCATGCAAAGAAGAACAGATTCGTTTGTGCGTCTGTTCTTCCTCTGGTTTGTAAACAATGTCTTTGTCAAGCCTTCCTGAAGACATTGGAGTTGACATCTTTGATAAGTTATCTGTGAATACCATCGGAATCAGTAGGTGTGTATGCAAGTCTTTGAATTCTCTACTTTGTACTAATAGATTTATTAAATCTCACCTTAATCATACCATCAAAAATAACAAAACCCTAAACTTTTATTCCAAGGTCGTCGTGGTTCTGGACTTTTCTCTATAGATTACGCTTCAATATCAACTTCTTCATCGAAGCCAATTATACGTAAAGAATCGGTTGTTAGAAAACACTTCCTTTTCAAAGATGATAAAGTAGTCAATAATAGCTATCAAATCATGGGCTCTAGCAATGGCTTGATTTGTCTAGGATTTTCGACAAAAGAATCAGAGATTAATATCTGTCTTTGGAACCCATTAACTAGAGAATATGAAGTAGTAAGAAATCCGTACTGCAATGGTATGTATGAGTTTGGGAATGGTTTTGGTTATGATCCTCAGAATGAGGACTACAAATTGGTAAGAATTGGTTTTAATGAAGCTGAGGTCCATACGTTAGGAACAGATTCATGGAAAACTATTCCTCACGAACGATATTCATATACATGTCCTCGTGGAAAATCTGAGAATGGTGCTAGTTTGCTTGTCAATGGAGTTCACCACTGGTTATGTGTCACCGGAACCCGAGAAGCCGACCACGTTATAATTTCTTTTGATATGGGTAATGAGTTGCTCACAGAATTTCCACTTCCAGTGCAACCTTGGGAGCACCAGCATGTAAGATTAGGAGTTTGGGAAGATTGTCTTTATTTAGTTTTTAGTAGTACTACTAATCATATCTTTCAAATATGGGTGATGCAAGATTATGGTGTGAGAGATTCTTGGACTAAACGATTCACACTAGAAGTTGGTGAAAATCGTGAACTTAGAGCTTATCCTTTTAGGAAACCAATTTGGTC
This genomic stretch from Papaver somniferum cultivar HN1 chromosome 5, ASM357369v1, whole genome shotgun sequence harbors:
- the LOC113279803 gene encoding F-box protein At3g07870-like, coding for MSLSSLPEDIGVDIFDKLSVNTIGINYASISTSSSKPIIRKESVVRKHFLFKDDKVVNNSYQIMGSSNGLICLGFSTKESEINICLWNPLTREYEVVRNPYCNGMYEFGNGFGYDPQNEDYKLVRIGFNEAEVHTLGTDSWKTIPHERYSYTCPRGKSENGASLLVNGVHHWLCVTGTREADHVIISFDMGNELLTEFPLPVQPWEHQHVRLGVWEDCLYLVFSSTTNHIFQIWVMQDYGVRDSWTKRFTLEVGENRELRAYPFRKPIWSFENGEFEIGMCRKFFLRDSQRERLRSLDIGGGVKLLYDQQSESYVESLVSLN